In Ctenopharyngodon idella isolate HZGC_01 chromosome 2, HZGC01, whole genome shotgun sequence, the following are encoded in one genomic region:
- the LOC127504533 gene encoding phospholipid scramblase 2-like translates to MELSGYTAVYAPLEDTAMIPSPDPYHCPSHLETLTLIDQLFVYKEQNLEECFAEVCCGIKSNNRYKVKDDIGSNVFSILEDNDCCNRQCSTGRSFIMNVINDSNQEIMRLVHPFTCCSCCKNELEVQSPPGVAIGHVRQNCHVCLSEFTVENERGEPAFKIAGPCVACTFCTDENFELVSLNGAAIDRPFGKIVKLFSSSGPNAGADFVLRFPSNLDVKMKATVLGACILIDSVHYENKQQPLPFLLCQCFF, encoded by the exons ATGGAATTGTCAG GCTACACGGCTGTTTATGCTCCACTAGAGGACACCGCAATGATACCTTCCCCAGACCCGTACCACTGTCCTTCTCATCTGGAGACCTTGACTTTG atTGATCAATTGTTTGTCTACAAAGAACAAAATCTGGAAGAATGTTTTGCAGAAG ttTGCTGTGGAATAAAGTCTAACAACAGATATAAGGTGAAGGATGACATCGGGAGCAATGTTTTTAGTATCCTTGAGGACAACGATTGTTGTAACAGGCAGTGCTCTACAGGACGTTCCTTCATAATGAATGTAATTAATGACTCAAATCAAGAGATCATGAGACTGGTGCACCCGTTTACTTGCTGCTCCTGCTGCAAAAATGAG CTGGAGGTTCAGTCTCCACCAGGCGTTGCCATCGGACATGTTCGACAAAACTGCCATGTTTGTCTATCTGAATTCACCGTGGAGAATGAACGAGGAGAACCGGCATTTAAGATTGCAGGACCATGTGTAGCTTGTACTTTCTGCACAGATGAGAACTTTGAG CTAGTGTCTTTGAATGGGGCAGCGATAGACAGACCATTTGGTAAGATCGTCAAACTCTTCTCAAGCAGTGGACCAAATGCAGGTGCAGATTTTGTGCTGAGATTTCCAAGCAACCTGGATGTCAAAATGAAAGCTACAGTTTTGGGGGCCTGCATACTTAtt gacAGCGTgcattatgaaaataaacaacaaccgTTACCATTTCTACTATGTCAGTGTTTCTTTTAG